The region TTCACCGAACGGCCGACTGCCGCCTACGGGGCACATGGCAGCGCAGGCTCGCCGGGCCCGGTGTGTCCTGTCCGGTCGGCGTGGCCTAGGCGGGGATGGCTGAGCACCTTCCGCCTCACGTCCCGGCGACGCTCAACGCGCTGCTGACCGGTTCCGATCCAGCGAGCAGCGTTTGGGGAGCGACTGCACCCCGCCGCGGGCGATCTCGAACGGGTGGGGGAGTTTGAATCACGCTCGGCCTGGCTGGTCTGTCCGAACCCGCTGGAGCCGTCCTCTCCCAGGGATAGGGAATGAATAGGGAATAGGGAATTTGGAGGTCGCGTGGGTAGGCGGTGTTGCTGGGCGGGAGGTAGTACAGGGCCGGTACCCGGGGCATCGAGTCCTGTGCACTACGTGCGGGCCGATACCCCGTTCGGCCTCCAGGTACGTCTCGAGGCCACCGCCGGTCGGACGGCTTGACCTTGACGCATGGGTCAATCCCTAGCGTCGTCGGCATGGACACATCTTCGAAGAGCGCAACGTTCTCCAGCCGCTCCGGCATCTCCCGTACCGGACTGGAGGCCCGGCTGTTGGCACGGCCTGAAGGCCTGCCCGCTCCCGGGGACTTCGAGATCACCGAGGTCGCTGTTCCCGATCCCGCATCGGGGCAGGTGCTGGTCCGCAATCTGTTCATGTCGCTCGATCCCGGCATGCTCATGCTGATCGCGGGCGAGTCCGGCCTGCCGATGCCCCGCTATGAGGTCGGCGAGGTGATGTACGGCGATGCCATCGGTGAAGTGGTCGCCTCCGCGGATTCATCACTTGACGAGGGCGACCTGGTGATGCACCGGCTTGGCTGGCGCGAGTATGCCGTGGCGCAGGCCGGGCTGTTCCGCCGCGTCGACCGGGACGCCTACCCGACGCCCTCCACTTACCTGAGTTTCGGACTGGTCGCCTACGTCGGGCTCATGGACGCGGCGGAACTACGGCCCGGCGACACCGTTTTCGTCTCCAGTGCGGCGGGGGCGACCGGGAGCATGGCCGGCCAGATCGCTCGGCTCAAGGGAGCGGCCCGGGTGATCGGCAGCGCCGGATCGAGGGACAAGGTCGACCATCTGACCGGGAGACTCGGGTTCGATGCGGCCTTCGACCATCACGACGGACCGGTCGTCGACCGGCTGCGCGAGGCCGCACCCGAAGGCATCGACGTCTACTTCGACAACGTGGGTGGCGAGCAGCTACGCGCCGCGATCGAGATCATGAACCCGCATGGCCGCGTCGCCCTGTGCGGAGCCCTCAGCGGGCAGAGCGAAGCCGGTCCCGGCGACCTGTTCAGTGTCCTCGGCAAGCGGCTCACCATCCGCGGCTTCACCGTGGGCGATCACCTTGAGCGTGCTCCGGAGTTCGGCGCGCAATTCCGTATGTGGTTGCGCGAGGGCGCGATCGTCCATGACGAGACGGTGATCGATGGGCTGGCCCATGCACCGCAGGCTCTCCTCGATCTCGTGAACGGCGCGTACACCGGGAAGACGGTGGTCCGGCTCGGGAGTTGACCTTGACGTACGGGTGAAGCCTTAAGGTCGGACTCGGAGGTGGCTGCAATGCTGATCGGAGAACTGGCCGCGCAGGCCGGGACCACGACCCGTGCCCTGCGTTACTACGAGGAGCAGGGCCTGCTGGAGTCCGACCGTACGACGGCGGGCTATCGCCTGTACGAGCCCGGTGCGGTACGCAGGGTCCGGAACATCCGTGAGCTTCTGTCCTGCGGGCTCACCGTGGAGGATGTGAAGTCCCTCCTGGCCTACCTCGACGCCGATCTGCCCGAGGTGCTCTCCTACTCACCGCTGTGCGCCGACGGCTACGGCGTCGGCGCACAGCGGGTGGCTCAGCTGGAGGAGCGCATCGCGATCCTCACCGAGCTGCGCGACAGCCTCGTCCGCCGGATGCCATGGCTGGCGGCACCCGGCGGCACCGCAGACGAGCAGGCCGCTTGATCGTGAAGTGCCGCGGCCTTTTCGACCGGACGCGCAATCGGCGTGGGCACATCGAACGGTCAGGGGAAGATCGGGCGGGGGCCCAACAGGAGGGCAGCGAGGCGCAGGTACGCCTTGTAGGCCTCGGGGGTCAGCCAGGAGAGTTCGACCGTGCTGCCCATGGTGAGGTGGCCGTCGCGGGGGACCATGACCACGCCGCGGCAGCGGGAGCTCAGGCCCCGGATACTGGCGGCGTCGAGCGTCCAACCGGCCGCGGGGCGGCTGTGGTTGAGGACGACGACGGCCTCGCGGACCAGGTCCGGCAGGTCGAGGGTGACAAGACGGTCCATGGCCTGCTGCGCCTGGGTCAGACCGGCGGGGTCGGCCCGCGAGACGATGACCACGCGGTCGGCCGCCCTGAGCACCGTGGGCATGAACTTGTCCGAGTCGACCAGGGTGAGGTCGAAGTACTCCCGGGTGGTGCGGGTCACCCGGTGGAAGTCGTAGTCCGTGAACTGGCCGACCGACGCGATGCGCGAGACGGAGTCGTTGGCGAGAACCTGGAGCCCCGAGCGGTGCGGCGACAGGAACAGCTGGAGATCCTCGAAGTGCCGCACCTCGTGCAGCGACTCGGCCAGGGCCGACAGGCTGGCCAGGGTGTTGCGGAAGACCCGCCCGCCGATCCGGACCTGGCTGCCCGTGTGCCGGTCGGGGTCGATGGCGAGCACCCGCTCCTGCCGCTGGTCGGCCAGTACGGCCCCCAGCACCATCGTGGTCGTGGTGCAGCCGACCCCGTCCTTGACACCCACGAGCGCGATCCGCAGGGGCTCCGGCAAGGGGGTGCGGATGGTGCGCATCCACTGCTCGTGGTCGTCCTCCTCGTCGCTCGCCGTCTCCGGCTCGACGGCGGGGCTGTCTTCGTCCCCGCCCGTGCCGCCCTCCACGTCCTCCCACTCCACCCCGCCCGGCAGCAGCGCCCCGAAGGCGTCCGCCACCTCCCGGGCGGTCGGCCGCCCCGCGGGTTCGGGCTCGACACAGCGCAG is a window of Streptomyces sp. NBC_00271 DNA encoding:
- a CDS encoding MerR family transcriptional regulator, giving the protein MLIGELAAQAGTTTRALRYYEEQGLLESDRTTAGYRLYEPGAVRRVRNIRELLSCGLTVEDVKSLLAYLDADLPEVLSYSPLCADGYGVGAQRVAQLEERIAILTELRDSLVRRMPWLAAPGGTADEQAA
- a CDS encoding AAA family ATPase; the protein is MTYWGESRMLLRCVEPEPAGRPTAREVADAFGALLPGGVEWEDVEGGTGGDEDSPAVEPETASDEEDDHEQWMRTIRTPLPEPLRIALVGVKDGVGCTTTTMVLGAVLADQRQERVLAIDPDRHTGSQVRIGGRVFRNTLASLSALAESLHEVRHFEDLQLFLSPHRSGLQVLANDSVSRIASVGQFTDYDFHRVTRTTREYFDLTLVDSDKFMPTVLRAADRVVIVSRADPAGLTQAQQAMDRLVTLDLPDLVREAVVVLNHSRPAAGWTLDAASIRGLSSRCRGVVMVPRDGHLTMGSTVELSWLTPEAYKAYLRLAALLLGPRPIFP
- a CDS encoding NADP-dependent oxidoreductase; its protein translation is MDTSSKSATFSSRSGISRTGLEARLLARPEGLPAPGDFEITEVAVPDPASGQVLVRNLFMSLDPGMLMLIAGESGLPMPRYEVGEVMYGDAIGEVVASADSSLDEGDLVMHRLGWREYAVAQAGLFRRVDRDAYPTPSTYLSFGLVAYVGLMDAAELRPGDTVFVSSAAGATGSMAGQIARLKGAARVIGSAGSRDKVDHLTGRLGFDAAFDHHDGPVVDRLREAAPEGIDVYFDNVGGEQLRAAIEIMNPHGRVALCGALSGQSEAGPGDLFSVLGKRLTIRGFTVGDHLERAPEFGAQFRMWLREGAIVHDETVIDGLAHAPQALLDLVNGAYTGKTVVRLGS